From Aythya fuligula isolate bAytFul2 chromosome 20, bAytFul2.pri, whole genome shotgun sequence, a single genomic window includes:
- the FKBP6 gene encoding inactive peptidyl-prolyl cis-trans isomerase FKBP6: MQGGGGGAWAGLGARPRRWGPWARGLQDLSGDGGVRKEELRPGTGQPAPPAATVAVKYSGYLEHADEPFCTNCTTKLPRLMKLGEDITLRGLEIGLLTMKKGEVARFVFTPVYAYGQQGCPPLIPPNATVLFEVEMLDFLDSADSDAFFALTAEQQDTFPLQKVLKVADTEREFGNYLYRKQCFEGAKERYKRAYSILGRSPSSVAEQCQIDASKLLVLLNLSVTYLKLEHPDRALMYGEKALEIDHRNTKALFRCGQACLCMTEYKKARDFLVRAQQIEPFNNDINNELKKLASCYKDYMEKEKEMCCRMLASLNSSHA; encoded by the exons AtgcagggcggcggcggcggggcctgGGCAGGGCTCGGGGCGAGGCCGCGGCGCTGGGGGCCGTGGGCCCGGGGCCTGCAGGACCTCAGCGGTGACGGGGGGGTGCGCAAGGAGGAGCTGCGGCCCGGCACCGGGCAGCCCGCGCCTCCCGCCGCCACCGTGGCAG TGAAGTACTCTGGGTACCTGGAACATGCAGATGAGCCCTTCTGCACAAACTGTACTACGAAGCTTCCTAGGCTGATGAAACTTGGAGAAG ACATTACACTGAGGGGCCTGGAAATCGGCCTGCTCACGATGAAGAAGGGAGAGGTTGCAAGATTTGTCTTCACGCCGGTTTATGCctatggccagcagggctgtccTCCTCTGATTCCCCCAAATGCTACAGTCTTATTTGAAGTGGAGATGTTGGACTTCCTAGATTCTGCTGATTCTGATGCATTCTTTGCATTGACTGCT GAGCAGCAGGATACCTTTCCTCTACAAAAGGTGTTGAAAGTGGCAGATACGGAGAGAGAGTTTGGCAATTACCTCTACCGTAAGCAGTGCTTTGAGGGTGCCAAAGAGAGATACAAAAGG GCATACTCAATCCTTGGTCGCAGCCCTTCCAGTGTGGCAGAGCAGTGTCAAATTGATGCTTCCAAGTTGTTGGTGCTCTTGAATCTCTCAGTTACCTACCTGAAGCTGGAACATCCTGACCGAGCTTTGATGTATGGGGAAAAGGCGTTGGAGATTGACCACAGAAACACCAAAGCGCTGTTCAGGTGTGGCCAG GCTTGTCTCTGCATGACAGAATACAAAAAAGCCCGTGACTTCCTGGTCAGAGCTCAGCAAATAGAGCCGTTTAACAACGATATTAACAATGAGCTGAAAAAGTTGGCAAG ctgctATAAAGACTacatggaaaaggagaaagaaatgtgcTGCCGAATGCTTGCCAGTCTCAATTCTTCTCATGCGTGA
- the TRIM50 gene encoding LOW QUALITY PROTEIN: E3 ubiquitin-protein ligase TRIM50 (The sequence of the model RefSeq protein was modified relative to this genomic sequence to represent the inferred CDS: inserted 3 bases in 3 codons; deleted 5 bases in 4 codons): MLKGGSMARRMSIDELEDQLLCPICLEVFKEPLMLQCGHSYCKSCVVSLSGELDGQFLCPVCRQTVDCSASPPNVTLARVIEALQSRGEAEPTPESCPTHHNPLSLFCETDQEVICGLCGTIGNHRQHKITPISTTYCRMKEELSVLLTDVHQYKRNLDEHFSKLINNKSRIANEADVFKWVIRKEFQELHRYIDEEKATFLESVEGKAXQLITSIESQVKQTSDALQRLKKIHSSLEMLSNESQLDFIRKYSSSQFRSELPSLLPGDGIFSPISFKPCFHQDDIKMTVWKRLHRHVLPAPEMLKLDPVTAHPLLELYKGDTVVQCGLYQRRDSNPKRFDSSSCILXCKGFSCGQHYWEVIVGTRSHWRVGIIKGTVSRKGKLSKSPENGVWLIGLKEGKVTRPFSTPRAILPLTARPQRIGIYLHYERGELTFYNADSPDRAQPHLHLQAEFQGQLYPIVDLCWPERGPYSXPIILPTPGATRRPQGPCRQPVPEAPAEP; this comes from the exons ATGCTAAAAGGTGGCAGCATGGCTCGGAGGATGAGCATCGATGAGCTGGAAGACCAGCTCCTCTGTCCCATCTGCTTGGAGGTCTTCAAGGAGCCCTTGATGCTGCAGTGTGGGCATTCTTACTGCAAGTCGTGTGTGGTGTCACTGTCTGGAGAGCTGGACGGGCAGTTCCTGTGCCCCGTGTGCCGCCAAACCGTGGACTGCAGCGCTTCACCACCCAACGTCACACTGGCCCGTGTCATTGAGGCACTGCAGAGCCGGGGCGAGGCAGAGCCCACCCCAGAGTCCTGCCCAACACACCACAaccccctcagcctcttctgcgAGACTGACCAAGAGGTGATCTGTGGGCTGTGCGGCACCATCGGGAACCACCGCCAGCACAAGATCACCCCCATCTCTACCACGTACTGCCGGATGAAG GAGGAGCTGTCTGTGCTGTTAACCGATGTCCACCAGTACAAGAGGAACCTGGATGAACACTTCAGCAAGCTCATCAACAACAAAAGCCGCATTGCA AACGAAGCAGATGTCTTCAAGTGGGTGATCCGGAAGGAGTTCCAGGAGCTGCACAGATACATTGATGAGGAGAAGGCCAccttcctggagagcgttgaAGGGAAAG GCCAGCTCATAACTTCCATCGAGTCCCAGGTCAAGCAGACATCAGATGCCCTGCAGAGGCTGAAGAAGATACATAGCTCTCTGGAGATGCTCAGCAATGAAAGTCAGCTTGATTTCATCCGT AAATACAGCTCCTCCCAGTTCAG GTCAGAGcttcccagcctgctcccaggTGATGGCATCTTTAGCCCCATTTCCTTCAAGCCATGTTTCCACCAAGAT GACATCAAGATGACAGTTTGGAAGCGGCTGCACCGCCATGTCCTGCCAG ctcCAGAGATGCTGAAACTGGACCCGGTGACTGCGCATCCCCTCCTGGAACTC TACAAGGGTGACACAGTGGTGCAATGTGGACTCTACCAGCGCCGG GACAGCAACCCCAAGCGTTTTGACTCCAGCAGCTGCATCC CCTGCAAGGGCTTCTCCTGTGGCCAACACTACTGGGAGGTGATAGTGGGCACCCGCAGCCACTGGCGCGTGGGCATCATCAAGGGCACAGTCAGCCGCAAAGGGAAGCTCAGCAAGTCTCCTGAGAACGGCGTGTGGCTCATTGGCCTAAAGGAAGGCAAAGTC ACGAGGCCCTTCAGCACCCCACGGGCCATCCTTCCACTGACCGCCCGGCCGCAGCGCATCGGGATCTACCTGCACTACGAGCGGGGCGAGCTGACCTTCTACAACGCCGACAGCCCCGACCGAGCTCAGCCCCATCTACACCTCCAGGCGGAGTTCCAGGGCCAGCTCTACCCCATTGTGGACCTGTGCTGGCCCGAGCGGGGGCCCTACT CCCCTATCATCCTGCCCACCCCCGGCGCCACCCGGCGCCCCCAGGGGCCGTGCCGCCAGCCGGTCCCCGAGGCGCCCGCCGAGCCGTAG
- the NSUN5 gene encoding LOW QUALITY PROTEIN: probable 28S rRNA (cytosine-C(5))-methyltransferase (The sequence of the model RefSeq protein was modified relative to this genomic sequence to represent the inferred CDS: inserted 2 bases in 2 codons; deleted 6 bases in 6 codons; substituted 1 base at 1 genomic stop codon) has product MALYGAAAAVLSGLERGEGGLSGLVYGSRFPHTRQLYALVAETLRYSPVLEALLDGAALLRAERRLPLPLAKVLVYDLLFGKGLKCGGRWKALVRRHRARLEAELARLKVRRGVSRNEELLAPGPGAGPGGERGGGWALPAAAGPGLTPPPWAPQPRVSPRYVRVNTLKTRVDDVVDFFKRQGYSFLGKAGSMEELRTLSGKKFLLDLHLPELLVFPPQTDFHDNRLYTSGQHHSAGQASCLPAFLLRPGASXHVIDACAXPGNKTSHLAAILKNKGXVQADFAFDLDAKRLATMNTMLKRAGVTSFKLAQQDFLTVDSHDPKYSKVPYILLDPSCSGSGMVNRLPVEEAAPSAERLQALAGFQRRVLSHALSFPAVQRLAYSTCSVHREENEDVVQAVLQEQGLSLQVLNVFPSWPGRGLPTFPGAECCLRASPEATLTQGFFVAVLERCRDQAAVPSSLPASAEESLQQGEEMEPGAAPPKKRRRKKQRMLSTPPPALAAVTL; this is encoded by the exons ATGGCGCTGTACGGCGCGGCCGCCGCCGTCCTGAGCGGGCTGGAGCGCGGCGAGGGCGGCCTGAGCGGGCTGGTGTACGGCAGCCGCTTCCCG CACACCCGGCAGCTGTACGCGCTGGTGGCCGAGACCCTGCGCTACTCCCCGGTGCTGGAGGCGCTGCTGGACGGCGCCGCGCTGCTGCGGGCCGAGAGGAGGCTGCCGCTGCCGCTGGCCAAG GTGCTGGTGTACGACCTGCTGTTCGGCAAGGGCCTCAAGTGCGGGGGCCGCTGGAAGGCGCTGGTCCGGCGGCACCGGGCGCGGCTGGAGGCCGAGCTGGCCCGGCTGAAGGTGCGGCGCGGGGTGAGCCGCAACGAGGAGCTGCTGGCGCCCGGCCCGGGAGCCGGCCCCGGAGGTGAGCGGGGCGGGGGCTGGGCTCTCCccgcggcggcggggccgggtcTGACTCCCCCTCcctgggctccccagccccgTGTGTCCCCCCGCTACGTCCGGGTCAACACACTGAAGACACGTGTG GACGATGTGGTGGACTTCTTC AAGCGCCAGGGCTACTCCTTCTTGGGCAAGGCAGGCAG CATGGAAGAGCTGAGGACCCTCTCC gggaagaaattcttactGGATCTTCatctcccagagctgctggtttTCCCTCCGCAGACTGACTTCCATGACAACCGTCTCTATACATCAGGACAACATCATTCTGCAGGACAA gccagctgcctccctgccttcctgctcAGACCTGGTGCCA TCCATGTGATTGATGCCTGTG GCCCTGGGAACAAGACCAGCCACCTGGCTGCCATACTGAAGAACAAGGGGTGAGTGCAGGCTG ATTTTGCCTTTGATCTGGATGCTAAACGCCTGGCCACCATGAACACCATGCTGAAGCGAGCCGGTGTCACCAGCTTCAAGCTGGCCCAGCAGGACTTCCTGACAGTTGATTCCCATGACCCTAAGTACAGCAAAGTG CCCTATATCCTCCTGGACCCA TCATGCAGTGGCTCAG GGATGGTGAACCGGCTGCCGGTGGAGGAAGCTGCCCCAAGTGCAGAGCGGCTGCAGGCACTGGCTGGCTTCCAGCGCAGAGTCTTGAGCCATGCACTGAGCTTCCCAGCGGTCCAGCGCCTGGCCTACTCCACCTGCTCAGTGCACCGGGAAGAGAATGAGGATGTGGTGCAA GCGGTGCTCCAGGAACAGGGGCTCAGCCTTCAGGTGT TGAACGTGTTCCCATCCTGGCCCGGCCGAGGACTTCCTACCTTCCCTGGGGCAGAGTGTTGCCTTCGTGCCTCCCCTGAAGCCACACTCACTCAGGGCTTCTTTGTGGCTGTCCTGGAGCGCTGCAGGGACcaggctgctgtccccag CTCCTTGCCTGCATCAGCTGAGGAAAGTctgcagcaaggagaggaaatggagccaggagcagctcctcccaAGAAGAGGAGACGGAAAAAGCAGCGG atGCTATCAACCCCCCCACCAGCTCTGGCAGCTGTGACCCTTTAA